One genomic segment of Musa acuminata AAA Group cultivar baxijiao chromosome BXJ3-3, Cavendish_Baxijiao_AAA, whole genome shotgun sequence includes these proteins:
- the LOC103973484 gene encoding ubiquitin-conjugating enzyme E2 variant 1C isoform X2 — MTLGGSAGSGIVVPRNFRLLEELERGEKGIGDGTVSYGMDDGDDIYMRSWTGTIIGPLNTVHEGRIYQLKLFCDKDYPDKPPSVRFHSRINMTCVNPDTGVVDTRKFLVLGNWQRDYTMEYILTQLKKEMAASHNRKLVQPPEGTYF; from the exons TTCCTCGGAACTTCAGGTTGCTTGAAGAGCTTGAACGAGGAGAAAAGGGCATCGGAGATGGGACTGTAAGCTATGGTATGGATGATGGAGATGACATTTACATGCGCTCCTGGACAGGAACAATAATTGGTCCTCTTAAC ACCGTACATGAGGGTCGCATCTATCAGCTGAAATTATTCTGTGACAAGGACTACCCTGACAAACCTCCTAGCGTCCGATTCCATTCACGCATCAACATGACTTGTGTCAATCCTGACACTGGAGTG GTAGATACAAGAAAATTTTTGGTCCTGGGGAACTGGCAACGCGATTACACAATGGAGTACATTCTAACGCAGCTTAAGAAGGAAATGGCGGCATCGCATAACCGTAAGCTTGTCCAGCCACCGGAGGGCACTTACTTCTAA
- the LOC103973484 gene encoding ubiquitin-conjugating enzyme E2 variant 1C isoform X1: protein MTLGGSAGSGIVVPRNFRLLEELERGEKGIGDGTVSYGMDDGDDIYMRSWTGTIIGPLNVRDSTLNFITLPIFKLFSFLALHLLLQTVHEGRIYQLKLFCDKDYPDKPPSVRFHSRINMTCVNPDTGVVDTRKFLVLGNWQRDYTMEYILTQLKKEMAASHNRKLVQPPEGTYF, encoded by the exons TTCCTCGGAACTTCAGGTTGCTTGAAGAGCTTGAACGAGGAGAAAAGGGCATCGGAGATGGGACTGTAAGCTATGGTATGGATGATGGAGATGACATTTACATGCGCTCCTGGACAGGAACAATAATTGGTCCTCTTAACGTGAGAGATTCTACTTTGAACTTTATAACCTTGCCTATATTCAAACTGTTCTCATTTCTCGCACTACATCTCTTGTTACAGACCGTACATGAGGGTCGCATCTATCAGCTGAAATTATTCTGTGACAAGGACTACCCTGACAAACCTCCTAGCGTCCGATTCCATTCACGCATCAACATGACTTGTGTCAATCCTGACACTGGAGTG GTAGATACAAGAAAATTTTTGGTCCTGGGGAACTGGCAACGCGATTACACAATGGAGTACATTCTAACGCAGCTTAAGAAGGAAATGGCGGCATCGCATAACCGTAAGCTTGTCCAGCCACCGGAGGGCACTTACTTCTAA